In Bacteroidales bacterium, the following are encoded in one genomic region:
- a CDS encoding CusA/CzcA family heavy metal efflux RND transporter, translated as MIDKIINFSIKNKILIGLFVFFLILWGIFSLRELPIDAVPDITNNQVQIISIAPTLAANEVEQFISAPVEVSVANIPHVIELRSISRLGLSVVTVVFKDNTDIYWARQQISERLNEAEELIPAGLTTPQMAPISSGLGEIYQYTLHIKPGYEKKYDAMSLRTIQDWIVRRELLGTPGVADVNSYGGFLQQYEVAVNPDKLRAMGVTLDEIFSALECNNQNTGSAYIEKNPTAYFIRGIGLVNSLEDVGNIVVKNNNDGIPILISDVSKVQMGHAPRYGAFVVDTTGEAVGGVVMMLKGSNASKVVTDVKKRMETIQKSLPEGLEIEPYYDRTELVDRAVGTVSKNLIEGGLIVIFVLVLLLGNLRAGLVVASVIPLSMLFAISLMNLFGVSGNLMSLGAIDFGLIVDGAVIIVESVIHRITQSKTHHVGITKLTSGQMDIEVYESAKRMMNSATFGQIIILIVYLPILALVGIEGKMFRPMAQTVSFAILGAIILSLTYVPVASCLFLSRKTKYKKNISDKIMSGFLKIISPLLNFSLKHKVSVVLASVMLFAGSILLFNTLGGEFIPNLEEGDLAAGVITLQGGSLSHTIEAVEKANKILMSKFPEVKHAVCKIGAGEIPTDPTPMETGDYIIVMKNKKEWTSAETREEMIEKMQKELSVLAGVKFEFQQPIQMRFNEFMSGAKQDVAVKIFGDNLDVLAEKAEQVEKLITPVEGVTDISVEKVTGSGQVQVIYNRKKLAHYGLNISDVNNLLKTAFAGNIAGVVYDEEKRFDLVVRYDKDYRQDIDFIKNIYIPLKNGNQITLDQVADVTLKNGTAQVSRESTKRRINVGFNVRGRDVQSVVDEVRNKLDKKVKLPAGYYFDYGGQFENLVEAKERLFIAVPVVLLLIFILLFFTFHSFKQTLLIYTAVPFSAIGGIVALYLRDMNFSISAGVGFIALFGVAVLNGIVLVAEFNRLEKDEGISDIYERVRKGIRIRLRPVIMTAIVASFGFLPMALSNSAGAEVQKPLASVVIGGLISSTILTLIILPVLYVLFTRKNKKNAKSTINPALGVIIALLCIALPSITNAQNVNTETYTLEKAINKALEKNGEINAAEMNVDMNKKLKSASWNIDKTSVDYTYGQSNSFVKDNNINVSQSVQFPTVYVYKNKMAQATVKSSEYNLLLSKSKIVADVKRNYFELAFCYSTLKLLKFQDSLYRNFQKAADLKNKTGESSQLEKITAETQLMEINTHQKNILADIEIYKKKLASLLNQTTAIEISDSELVKLPYVIQSDSSVIMENPSLGISKQQIDISTYEAKTEASAMLPDFTVGYFNQSNKDLSENDRFTGISAGITIPLFFNSEKSKIQAAKINKEIAEQNFENNIRIAQNEYASLLQEYSKYKTNLDYYETKALAQSELIISSANKSYKAGNIDYVEYVQSLDRAIEIRSNYLESLLDFNFTVIAIDEFIGKIK; from the coding sequence ATGATAGATAAAATCATTAATTTTTCTATCAAGAATAAAATACTTATTGGATTATTTGTTTTTTTCTTGATATTGTGGGGAATATTCTCTTTAAGAGAATTGCCCATTGATGCGGTTCCTGACATTACCAACAACCAGGTTCAGATCATTTCCATTGCTCCTACACTGGCTGCAAATGAAGTAGAACAATTTATTTCGGCACCTGTAGAAGTTTCGGTAGCAAATATTCCCCACGTTATTGAATTGCGTTCAATTTCAAGACTTGGCTTATCGGTTGTAACTGTCGTGTTTAAAGACAATACAGACATTTACTGGGCACGTCAGCAAATTTCAGAACGGCTTAACGAAGCCGAAGAGTTAATTCCGGCAGGACTCACAACCCCGCAAATGGCGCCTATTTCGTCGGGGTTAGGAGAAATTTATCAATATACACTTCATATTAAACCGGGTTATGAGAAAAAGTATGATGCCATGTCATTACGTACTATCCAGGATTGGATTGTTCGCCGCGAATTACTTGGTACACCCGGTGTTGCCGATGTTAACAGCTACGGAGGTTTCCTTCAGCAATATGAAGTTGCCGTGAACCCCGATAAGCTGCGTGCAATGGGTGTTACGCTTGATGAGATCTTTTCTGCCCTTGAATGTAATAATCAAAACACCGGAAGTGCTTACATTGAAAAAAATCCTACAGCATATTTCATTCGCGGAATCGGCTTGGTTAATTCACTTGAAGATGTCGGGAATATAGTTGTAAAAAATAATAATGATGGAATACCTATTTTAATCAGTGATGTTTCAAAAGTCCAGATGGGTCATGCGCCGCGCTATGGTGCTTTTGTAGTTGATACAACAGGAGAAGCCGTTGGCGGAGTAGTAATGATGCTGAAAGGTTCGAACGCTTCAAAAGTTGTTACCGACGTGAAAAAACGAATGGAAACTATCCAGAAATCATTACCAGAAGGTTTGGAAATAGAACCTTACTATGATCGCACAGAGCTTGTCGACCGCGCTGTTGGGACTGTTTCAAAGAATTTAATTGAAGGAGGATTAATTGTAATTTTTGTTTTGGTTTTGTTACTTGGAAATTTACGTGCCGGACTTGTTGTTGCTTCGGTAATTCCGCTTTCCATGTTGTTTGCAATTTCCTTGATGAATTTATTTGGTGTATCGGGAAACCTGATGAGCCTTGGCGCCATTGACTTTGGGCTTATTGTTGATGGTGCCGTCATTATTGTTGAAAGTGTTATTCACCGCATCACACAAAGCAAAACGCATCATGTCGGAATCACAAAATTAACATCCGGGCAAATGGATATTGAAGTTTATGAATCGGCTAAACGCATGATGAATTCAGCAACTTTCGGGCAGATCATAATTCTTATTGTTTATCTTCCTATACTCGCATTGGTAGGAATTGAAGGAAAAATGTTTCGCCCTATGGCACAAACAGTAAGTTTTGCAATACTCGGAGCAATCATACTTTCGCTTACTTATGTTCCCGTTGCTTCATGTCTTTTCCTGAGCAGAAAAACGAAATACAAAAAAAATATTTCTGATAAAATAATGTCGGGATTTTTAAAAATTATTAGTCCGCTTCTTAATTTTTCTCTCAAACACAAAGTATCAGTAGTATTGGCTTCTGTTATGTTATTTGCCGGAAGTATTTTATTATTCAATACACTGGGTGGCGAATTTATTCCGAATCTTGAAGAAGGCGATTTGGCTGCCGGAGTAATCACACTTCAGGGAGGCTCGCTTTCACATACGATCGAAGCAGTTGAAAAAGCTAACAAAATTTTGATGTCGAAATTTCCCGAAGTAAAACATGCGGTATGTAAAATAGGAGCAGGCGAAATTCCAACCGACCCCACACCTATGGAAACCGGTGATTACATTATTGTAATGAAAAATAAAAAAGAATGGACAAGCGCTGAAACCCGCGAAGAAATGATTGAAAAAATGCAAAAGGAATTATCGGTACTTGCCGGAGTAAAGTTCGAATTTCAACAACCGATACAAATGCGTTTCAATGAATTCATGTCAGGTGCAAAACAGGATGTGGCGGTAAAAATATTTGGCGACAACCTTGATGTTCTTGCAGAAAAAGCAGAACAAGTAGAAAAACTAATTACTCCGGTTGAAGGTGTAACCGACATCAGTGTAGAGAAAGTTACCGGTTCCGGACAAGTACAGGTTATTTACAATCGTAAGAAATTAGCTCATTACGGATTGAATATTTCAGATGTGAACAATTTGCTGAAAACCGCATTTGCCGGCAATATTGCAGGTGTTGTTTACGATGAAGAAAAACGTTTCGATTTGGTTGTCAGGTATGACAAAGATTATCGTCAGGATATCGACTTTATAAAAAATATTTACATCCCGCTGAAAAATGGAAATCAGATTACACTCGATCAGGTTGCTGACGTTACCTTAAAAAATGGTACAGCGCAGGTTTCACGCGAAAGCACCAAAAGAAGAATCAATGTTGGTTTCAATGTTCGCGGAAGAGATGTGCAATCTGTAGTTGATGAAGTTCGCAACAAGCTAGATAAAAAAGTAAAACTTCCCGCAGGATATTATTTTGATTATGGCGGTCAATTCGAAAATTTAGTTGAAGCCAAAGAACGCTTGTTTATTGCCGTTCCGGTTGTACTGCTTCTTATTTTTATTTTGCTTTTTTTTACATTCCATTCCTTCAAGCAAACATTACTTATATATACAGCTGTTCCTTTCTCGGCAATCGGCGGGATTGTTGCTTTATATTTACGTGATATGAATTTCAGTATCTCTGCCGGTGTAGGATTCATCGCACTCTTCGGGGTTGCTGTTTTGAACGGAATTGTTCTTGTAGCCGAATTCAACCGACTGGAAAAAGACGAAGGCATTTCTGATATTTATGAACGCGTTCGAAAAGGAATACGTATCCGTTTGCGCCCGGTAATAATGACGGCTATTGTGGCTTCATTTGGGTTTTTGCCTATGGCCCTTTCAAATTCTGCCGGAGCTGAGGTCCAAAAACCACTGGCTTCAGTTGTAATTGGCGGTCTTATTTCATCAACTATTCTTACTCTTATCATCCTTCCCGTACTGTATGTTTTGTTTACGCGAAAAAATAAAAAGAATGCCAAATCAACTATTAACCCTGCATTAGGAGTTATTATTGCTTTGCTTTGTATTGCATTACCTTCAATAACCAATGCACAGAATGTAAATACAGAAACATATACTCTTGAAAAAGCAATTAACAAAGCTCTTGAAAAAAACGGCGAAATCAATGCGGCTGAAATGAATGTGGATATGAATAAAAAATTAAAATCCGCTTCATGGAATATTGACAAAACTTCTGTTGATTATACATACGGACAATCCAATTCTTTCGTAAAAGATAACAACATCAATGTTTCGCAGTCTGTTCAATTTCCAACGGTTTATGTTTATAAAAACAAAATGGCACAAGCAACTGTTAAAAGTTCAGAATACAATTTGCTTCTTTCCAAATCAAAAATTGTTGCCGATGTAAAACGTAATTATTTTGAACTTGCTTTTTGTTATTCAACGCTGAAACTATTGAAATTCCAGGATAGTTTGTACCGCAATTTTCAAAAAGCAGCCGATTTAAAAAATAAAACAGGCGAATCATCACAATTAGAAAAAATAACAGCAGAAACACAATTAATGGAAATCAATACCCATCAAAAAAATATTCTGGCAGATATTGAAATCTATAAGAAAAAACTGGCATCGTTGCTGAATCAAACCACAGCAATAGAAATTTCCGATTCGGAATTGGTAAAGCTTCCATACGTTATTCAATCTGACAGTTCTGTTATTATGGAAAACCCTTCGCTTGGGATTTCGAAACAGCAAATCGATATTTCAACGTATGAAGCTAAAACGGAAGCCTCAGCAATGCTACCCGATTTTACAGTAGGATATTTTAATCAATCTAATAAAGACCTCTCTGAAAACGACCGGTTCACGGGCATTTCAGCAGGTATAACGATTCCCCTGTTTTTTAATTCTGAGAAATCAAAAATTCAGGCAGCTAAAATAAATAAGGAAATTGCAGAGCAGAATTTTGAAAATAATATCAGGATAGCGCAAAACGAGTATGCTTCGTTGTTGCAGGAGTATTCGAAATACAAAACAAATCTCGATTACTACGAAACAAAAGCTTTAGCTCAGTCTGAATTAATTATTTCTTCAGCAAATAAAAGTTATAAAGCCGGGAATATTGATTATGTTGAATATGTTCAAAGCCTTGACAGAGCTATTGAAATCAGAAGCAATTATCTGGAATCGTTGCTTGACTTCAATTTCACAGTTATCGCAATTGATGAATTTATCGGAAAAATCAAATAA